The Microbacterium trichothecenolyticum sequence ACGGCCTCGCCGGGCATGGCGAACGCCTTGCCCCAGTGCGGGCGAACCTCGAACGGTGCCAACGCCGCCTCGATGCGCGGGAGCACCGCGAGCACGCCCTCGGTGTCGTTGCGCCAGGTGAAGTGGATCGCGAGGACGTCGCGCTGGAAGGCGGGGCTGAGCCACAGCTCGTCGGCGGCGACGGTGCGAAGTTCGGTGACGAGCAGCTGTGCGTCGAACGCCGGCGCGATGGCGCGGACGGCGGCGAGGGCCTCTCGCGCGGCCGAGAACGGCACGAAGTACTCCGACTGGATCTCGTCGCCGTCGCTGGGCAGGGCATCGGCGCGGAAGTGCGGCAGCCGGGTGTGCCAGGGGCCCTCGGTGCCGCGGGGAGTGGTGTTGTCGACGGTGCGAATACGTCCGAGGTGGATGTCGTCGCCGACGGGTCGTCCGCCGAGCTCCTCCACCCAGTCGGGCGCGCCGTCGTCGCTCTTGGCCCAGACGAGGTCGTGCGCCGGGTCGCCCCACGTCGTGAAGACGCTGACGCTGCGCGAGCCGCCGAACACCCGCTCGGGGTCGCCGGCGATGTCGTCCCAGGCCACGCCCGTGTACGCCTGCTGCGTCACGGTGTAGGTCGGCTCGGTCTGCAGCTCGAGGGCGATGATCACGCCGAAGGCGCCGATTCCGAGAGCCGCGGCGGGGAACCACGCGTGCGCCCGATCGATCCGGTGCGTCTGGCCCTCGGCATCCATGATCTCCAGCGCGCGGACGGCGCTCGACAGATTGCCGTTGCGCACCCCCGAGCCGTGGGTGCCCGTGGCGGTGGCGCCGGCGACGGAGATGTGCGGGAGCGAGCCGAGGTTGTGCAGGGCACGGCCCTCGGCCTCGATGACGGGCGCGAGTTGCGCGAAGGTGACGAGCCCCTCGACGCGCACGCGGTCGCCCACCATCTCGACGCGGATCGGCAAGCGCTCGAGCGATACCAGGGCCGCGTCGGAGTCGGCCACATCATTGAACGTGTGCCGCGTGGCTTGTACGCGCAAGGTGCGGGCGGATGCCACGACCTCGGCGAGCTCGTCGAGATCGCCGGGAAGCAGCACGTCGGTCGCGCGGTAGCGGTGGTTGCCCGACCAGGTCGTGCCGGCGTCACGTCGTTGGGTCACGCCTCCATCCTGCACCGTGTCACCGAGATCGGGGCGAGAGCCGTCACCGCCGCAAACAGGGAACCGTCACCGCCGTCACCGTCGTGGGCGCCGGGGAGGGAGGGAGAGGCGCGGCCCCGATCTCAGCGCGCAGGGAACAGCGCGGCCTCGAACACCGCCTCGGCGGCCCCCACGAGCAGGCGGTCCTCGCCCAGCTCGGCGACGGCCAGGCGTAGTCCCTCGGTGCAGGCCGGGATGGTCTGGGTGCGCACGGCGGCGTCGAGAGCCTCGAGGTCGTGGGCGGCCAGGACCGCGAGGAACCCGCCCAGCACGATCACCGCGGGGTTCAGCACGTTGGCGGCGTTGGCGAGCGCCGTCGCGAGGATCCGCCGCTGCCGGTCGACCTCCGCGTGGGCCGCCGGGTCGGTGGTGGATGCCAGGGCTGCGGCCAGGACCGCATCGTCACCGCCCTCGAGCCCCACGGCCTCGAGCAGGAACGCGCGGCTGACCTCGTCTTCGAGCACGCCGTCCGGTGCGCGCCGGTCGGCTGCGTCGGCGATGCCGGGCCGATTCTGGCCGAACTCCCCGGCGTACCCGCCCGCCCCGCCGAGAGGGACGCCGCCCACGATCACGGCACCGCCGATGCCGCTCGCCCCGCCGTTGAGGTAGACCACGTCGTGCGCGCCGCGCGCGGCGCCGAAGAGGTACTCGGCCAGGGCGCCGAGGGCTGCGTCGTTGCCGACGTGGGCGCGCAAGCCCGTGGCATCCGCGAGCATCACCCCGATACGCGCCTCGATCCAGCCGAGGTGCGGCGCCTCGCGGACGACGCCGTCGGCGGCGCGAACCGGGCCGGGCACGGCTGCGCCCACCCCGACGATGCGAGCGCTCGCCAGGGGGCCGCCATGCCACACCGACAGGCGTTCGGCGACGAGTTCGGCGACGCGCGCCGGAGTCACCAGCGCGGGCTGCTCGATGCGCTCGCGCACGACGACGGTGCCGTCCAGGCTGATCGCGCCGATGTCGACCGCGTCGACCTCGGGGTTGACCGCGAGGGCGACGACCCGGGGATCGGGCATGACGATGGGCGACGGTCGACCGACGCGGCCCTGGGCGTCGGAGGCGCGCTCGACGACGAGTCCCGCGCGCTGCAACTCCCCCACGAGGTCGGCGATCGTCGAGCGGTTCAGCCCCGTCGCCTCGGTGAGGGCGGCGCGCGATCGCGGACCCTCCCGGTGCACGGTGCGCAGCACGAGAGAGAGGTTGGCACGGCGCATGCCGTCGCCTCGACTGCCCGCGGTGACCATGCGACCACTGTGCCACGGGCGCGTGCCCCGCCGCGTCGAGGGCCGCTCGCTCGGCGGCATAAACGCGATTCGCGCGCATAAACGCGGTGTCAACGTGTTTCTGCGCGCGGAAGGCGTTTATGCGTTGGTGGCGCGGGGTGCTCATCGCGAGGCATCGCCGCCATTCCCACCCCCGGTCACGCGGGCGGTGCCAGGATCGGAGCATGGACCTTTCCGGCATCCCCGTCACCACCCTCCAGGGCGAACAGACCACGTTCGGCGCGCTCGCCGACGGCAAGGCCGCGCTCGTCGTGAACGTCGCCTCGCGCTGCGGGCTCTCGGGTCAATACGAGACGCTCGAAGAGCTGCACAAGCGCTACGCCGACCGCGGGTTCACCGTGATCGGCTTTCCGAGCAATCAGTTCCTGCAGGAGTTGAGCGACAGCGAGAAGATCGCCGAGTACTGCTCGGCGACGTGGGGCGTCACCTTCCCCATGACCGAGAAGGTCAAGGTCAACGGTCGCAACGCCCACCCGCTGTACAAAGAGCTGACGCAGACTCCGGATGCCGAGGGCAAGACCGGCCGCATCTCGTGGAACTTCGAGAAGTTCGTGGTCGCCCCCGACGGTCGCGTCACGCGTTTCAGCCCGCGCACGCTGCCCGACGCACCCGAGGTCATCGCCGCGATCGAGGACGCGCTGCCGCGCTGACGCGTCGCCCGCGCTCGTGCAGCCGCGCCCGCGCCCGCCCGGCGGGGAAGGGCGCGGGAGATGGGGGCCTATCCTGACCGGGACCCGATCCGCGAAGGAGTCCCCATGGCAGATGCCGTCGTCCTCGTCTCCGGTGGTGCGGCCGTCACGCCGTACACCGATCCCGAGCGGGCCGCGGCGACCGGTCTCGCCGCGGGCAACACCCTCACCGCGCTGCGCGCCCACCTGCTCGAGCGCGGGGTGCCGGTGTTCACCGCGCCGGCGCGCCTGGGCGTCGGAGAGGTGCGGGTGGATGCCGGATGGCAGGGCTTCGATGACGTTCCCGTCGTGCTGCCCGAGGGCGTCACCATCAACTCCGTCGGCGCGATCGACGACGCCGGCGTGGCGCTCGCCGCGTTCCTGCGGTGGCTCGCCGACGAACATGCGCTGACCGGCATCGATCTCGTCGGGCATTCGATGGGCGGGCTGTTCTCGCGGGCGGCGATCCGCGAGCTGGCGTCTGGCGGTCCGCGCGTCGAGCGCTTGATCACCCTCGGCACCCCGTGGGACGGCGCGGTGCTCGGCGACGCCGTCGCGGGCGAGATCACGGATGCCGACGCGCACGGCGACCCGGCCACCTCGACGATTCTCGCGCAGGCGCGGGAGTACGCGGCCGCGCACTCGCAGGGCGCGGCCGAGCAGGTGGCGCGGGGCTTCCTCCGACCGTGGAACGTGGCGCAGGCGGGGGTGCTCGACGATATCGCGGTGACCGCGATCGGTGCCGGGTATTTCGCGGCGGCGACCGAGCCGGCGCAGCTGTGGCCGCACGACGGCCTGGTGTCTTTGCGCAGCGGGCGCGCCGACGACGTGCCCGCTGCGGTCCTGCCCCGAGTCGAGCGGCACTCGTTCGCCGACGACGTGCACAGCATCTTCTTCGCCGACGCCTTCGGGTTGCCGTGGGAGCGTGCGCTGACGTGGAACCCGGAGGTCTTCGCCGTCGTCGACGCGGCTCGGGGAATGTGACGGCAGCGCTGGACGCGGTGGCATCCGGGGTATATGTTGTGAAAACCAACAAACCCGGGGGCGTCACCGCGCGCCCGTGCGTCCATGCGAAGGAGCAGGAATGCCCACCCCCACCCGCGATGACAAGTTCTCGTTCGGACTCTGGACCATCGGCTACAACGGCGCCGACCCGTTCGGCGGCCCGACCCGCCCGGCGCTGGACGTCGTGCACGCGGTCGAGAAGCTCTCGGAGCTCGGCGCCTACGGCCTGACCTTCCACGACGACGACCTCTTCGCCTTCGGCTCCACGGATGCCGAGCGCCAGATGCAGATCGACCGCCTCAAGGGCGCTCTCGCCGACACCGGCGTGATCGTGCCGATGGTCACGACGAACCTCTTCTCGGCCCCCGTCTTCAAGGACGGCGGCTTCACCTCGAACGACCGCCAGGTGCGTCGTTTCGCGCTGCGCAAGGTGCTGCGCAACCTCGACCTCGCCGCCGAGCTCGGCGCGAAGACGTTCGTGATGTGGGGCGGCCGCGAGGGTGCCGAGTACGACTCCGCGAAGGACATCCGCCAGGCCCTCGAGCGCTACCGCGAGGCCGTCAACCTGCTCGGCGACTACGTCACCGACAAGGGCTACGACATCCGTTTCGCGATCGAGCCCAAGCCCAACGAGCCCCGCGGCGACATCCTGCTGCCGACCCTCGGGCACGCGATCGCGTTCATCGACTCGCTCGAGCGCCCCGAGCTGGTGGGCCTGAACCCCGAGGTCGGCCACGAGCAGATGGCGGGCCTGAACTTCGCCGCCGGTATTGCCCAGGCGCTGTACCACGGCAAGCTCTTCCACATCGACCTCAACGGCCAGCGCGGCATCAAGTACGACCAGGACCTCGTCTTCGGCCACGGCGACCTGCACAACGCGTTCGCCCTCGTCGACCTGCTCGAGAACGGCGGCTACTCTGCTGATGGGCACCCCGGCGTCCCCGCGTACGACGGTCCCCGTCACTTCGACTACAAGCCCTCGCGCACCGAGGACGAGTCGGGCGTCTGGGACTCGGTCTCGGCCAACATGAACACCTACCTGCTGCTCAAGGAGCGCGCCGCGGCCTTCCGCGCCGACCCCGAGGTGCAGGAGGCGCTCGCCGCCGCCAAGGTGCCCGAGCTCGCGCAGCCCACGCTGAACGAGGGCGAGTCGTACGACGACCTCCTCGCCGATCGCTCGGCGTACGAGGACTTCGACACCGACGCGTACCTCGGCGGCAAGGGCTTCGGCTTCGTCCGCCTGCAGCAGCTCGCCACCGAGCACCTGCTCGGCGCGCGCTGATCCCCCCGGGGTCCGGATGCCGGCGGCATCCGGACCCCGCGAGCCGCGGCATCCGGGCGCCCGGTAGTTCTCCGTTGAGTGTCCAAAACACGCCGCACAGGTCGCACCCCACGCGGCGTGTCCTGGACGCTCAACCCCGGCCCGGCCCGCGCGGAACCTACTCACCCCCGCCCGACCCGCGCGGGCACGCGCGAAACCCCTCCCGTTGAGTGTCCAAAACACGCCGCGCGGGTCCCACCTCACGCGGCGTTTCCTGGACGCTCAACCCCGGCCC is a genomic window containing:
- a CDS encoding D-arabinono-1,4-lactone oxidase, whose product is MTQRRDAGTTWSGNHRYRATDVLLPGDLDELAEVVASARTLRVQATRHTFNDVADSDAALVSLERLPIRVEMVGDRVRVEGLVTFAQLAPVIEAEGRALHNLGSLPHISVAGATATGTHGSGVRNGNLSSAVRALEIMDAEGQTHRIDRAHAWFPAAALGIGAFGVIIALELQTEPTYTVTQQAYTGVAWDDIAGDPERVFGGSRSVSVFTTWGDPAHDLVWAKSDDGAPDWVEELGGRPVGDDIHLGRIRTVDNTTPRGTEGPWHTRLPHFRADALPSDGDEIQSEYFVPFSAAREALAAVRAIAPAFDAQLLVTELRTVAADELWLSPAFQRDVLAIHFTWRNDTEGVLAVLPRIEAALAPFEVRPHWGKAFAMPGEAVRATLPRVDGFLAAARDADPRGVFRNDFLRRTLGL
- a CDS encoding ROK family transcriptional regulator → MVTAGSRGDGMRRANLSLVLRTVHREGPRSRAALTEATGLNRSTIADLVGELQRAGLVVERASDAQGRVGRPSPIVMPDPRVVALAVNPEVDAVDIGAISLDGTVVVRERIEQPALVTPARVAELVAERLSVWHGGPLASARIVGVGAAVPGPVRAADGVVREAPHLGWIEARIGVMLADATGLRAHVGNDAALGALAEYLFGAARGAHDVVYLNGGASGIGGAVIVGGVPLGGAGGYAGEFGQNRPGIADAADRRAPDGVLEDEVSRAFLLEAVGLEGGDDAVLAAALASTTDPAAHAEVDRQRRILATALANAANVLNPAVIVLGGFLAVLAAHDLEALDAAVRTQTIPACTEGLRLAVAELGEDRLLVGAAEAVFEAALFPAR
- the xylA gene encoding xylose isomerase; protein product: MPTPTRDDKFSFGLWTIGYNGADPFGGPTRPALDVVHAVEKLSELGAYGLTFHDDDLFAFGSTDAERQMQIDRLKGALADTGVIVPMVTTNLFSAPVFKDGGFTSNDRQVRRFALRKVLRNLDLAAELGAKTFVMWGGREGAEYDSAKDIRQALERYREAVNLLGDYVTDKGYDIRFAIEPKPNEPRGDILLPTLGHAIAFIDSLERPELVGLNPEVGHEQMAGLNFAAGIAQALYHGKLFHIDLNGQRGIKYDQDLVFGHGDLHNAFALVDLLENGGYSADGHPGVPAYDGPRHFDYKPSRTEDESGVWDSVSANMNTYLLLKERAAAFRADPEVQEALAAAKVPELAQPTLNEGESYDDLLADRSAYEDFDTDAYLGGKGFGFVRLQQLATEHLLGAR
- a CDS encoding glutathione peroxidase encodes the protein MDLSGIPVTTLQGEQTTFGALADGKAALVVNVASRCGLSGQYETLEELHKRYADRGFTVIGFPSNQFLQELSDSEKIAEYCSATWGVTFPMTEKVKVNGRNAHPLYKELTQTPDAEGKTGRISWNFEKFVVAPDGRVTRFSPRTLPDAPEVIAAIEDALPR
- a CDS encoding esterase/lipase family protein, with translation MADAVVLVSGGAAVTPYTDPERAAATGLAAGNTLTALRAHLLERGVPVFTAPARLGVGEVRVDAGWQGFDDVPVVLPEGVTINSVGAIDDAGVALAAFLRWLADEHALTGIDLVGHSMGGLFSRAAIRELASGGPRVERLITLGTPWDGAVLGDAVAGEITDADAHGDPATSTILAQAREYAAAHSQGAAEQVARGFLRPWNVAQAGVLDDIAVTAIGAGYFAAATEPAQLWPHDGLVSLRSGRADDVPAAVLPRVERHSFADDVHSIFFADAFGLPWERALTWNPEVFAVVDAARGM